GGCGGTCAGCCGCCGCACGAGCCGCGCTGAGCCGACATCCAGGCACCGCCGCGAGAATGGTCCCGATGTCCCGAGGTCCCTGGTTCAGCGGCGTGATCGCCGCGCTCTTCCTCGTGCTCGGGATCCTCAACTCCGCCCTCTCCGTCGGCTTCGGCCGCGGCTCCGGGTGGGAGCTGCTCTGGAGCTTCGGCCTGACGCTCGACTTCCTCGCGATCGCGGTCGTCCTCGGGATCGTCACGGTGGTCCGCGTCAAGCGGTCCCGGCTCCCGAAGACCGCGCCGACCGGTCCCGTCATCCTCCGCGGCGGCCGCGTGGAAGAGGCCCCGACGAACCCGCTCGTGCAGATGCCGGCCGTCATCGGCGCGCTCTTCACCTCCGCGACCATGGTCGTCTGGACCCTCTTCAGCGGCATCCCGATCCTGGCGGCGATCGCGCTCAACGAGACGCCCAAGTACCTCAGCAACGTCGGCGGCGTGTTCTTCTTCGGCGTGCTCTGGGTGCTCGGGGTGGTCTTCAGCGTCATCGGCTTCCGGATCGACGCCGGCCGTCGGCACCGCATCGTCTCCCTCGTGGGGCTCGGGCTCGGCGTCCTCATCGCTGCGCCGGTCATCGCCGCCGCGGTCCTCTACGCGACCTCCTAGCGCGAGGCGGCGAGCTCGCCCTGCCGGACGGCGACGACCCGGCGGATGTCGCCCTCCCCGAGCGGGGACGCGGCGGTGAACTGCAGGGTCGCGCCGACGAGGCGCCCGCTGCCCAGCTCGCCCGCGAGCGCGGCCGCGGCGGGCGCGCTCATGACGTGGAGGCTCAGATGCCGCGCGGCCTTCGAGAGGCCGACGAGGCCCCGGCCCTCCAGCTTCATCACGATGATGCCGTAGGAGATGACGCCGACGGCGCCGGGGGCGGCCGCCTCGATGACGCGGCGGACGGCCGCGAGTGCCGCGGCATCCTCGTCCGCGAGGGCCGCGAGGTACTCCTCGGGTGTGGATGCCGGGACTCCGCACTGCATGCCGACATCCTCCTCCTCCGAACCGCCGGATGTCACCCGGTCGAAACACAGGCTTGCTACGCTGGCCGCACAACCGAACACGGCCGCACGCGCTGCGGGAGAGTCCGACCGCCGAGGCGGGAGGACACCGAAGGAGCAAGCCTCCCCGCCAATCTCTCAGGTCACCAGTACCGCAGCGACGAGGCCACTCTGAAGAGCGTCCCCACGGCTTGCCGGCGGGGGCCGCCCACGGTGAAAGCGCCCACCCGGCGCGAAACTCTCAGGCCCAGGTACAGAGGGGGAGTCCACGCCCGGCGGCGCCGTCGTCCGGGGATCACGAGGACAGGACCCGCGATGACCGAGCTCCGCACACCGCTCCACGACCTGCACGCCGCAGGCGGAGCGTCCTTCACCGACTTCGGCGGCTGGCAGATGCCGGTCCGCTACAGCTCCGATCTCGCCGAGCACCACGCGGTGCGCGAGGCCGCAGGCCTCTTCGACATCTCGCACATGGCGCAGCTCATGATCGCCGGGCCGGACGCGGCGGCGTTCCTGGATGCGGCGATCACCGCCGACGTGAGCGCGATCCCCGTCTCCCGCGCCCGCTACGCGATGCTCCTCGCCGAGGACGGCGGGATCATCGACGACCTCATCGTCTCCCAGAACGCGCCCGGCGAGTACCTCGTCGTCGCGAACGCGGGCAATCACGACGCCGTCGTCGAGGCGCTCACCGCGCGCATCGAGGGCTTCGAGGCGACGCTCACCGACCTCCGGGGCCACCTCGCGCTCATCGCCGTGCAGGGCCCCGCCGCGCAGCGCATCCTCGAGGCGACGGCGGGGCTCGTGCAGGCGCCCGAATGGGCGATGGGGCACGACCTCGAGGAGCTGCCGTACTACGCCGTGATGGGCATGCGCTTCTCCTCCGGCGGCCGCGACTCGGCCGTGCTCGTCTCGCGCACCGGCTACACGGGCGAGGACGGCTTCGAGCTCGCGGTCGACACGGCGCACGCGGCCGCACTCTGGCAGGCGCTCCTCGCCGCGGGCGAGCCGCTGGGCCTCGTCCCCTGCGGGCTCGCCGCGCGCGACACCCTCCGTCTGGAGGCGGGGATGCCGCTCTACGGCCACGAGCTCTCGCGCGAGACCCAGCCGGCGCAGGCGGGGCTCGGCCGGATCGCGCCGCCGAAGACGAAGACCGCCGACTTCACCGGCCGCGCCGCCGTCGAGCGGGGCCCCGGCGACGACGCCCGCGTGCTCGTCGGCCTCCGGGCGGAGGGCCGCCGCGCCGCACGCGCCGGCTACCCCGTGCTCGCGGGCGAGGAGGTCGTCGGCGAGGTCACGAGCGGGGCGCTGTCGCCGACGCTCGGCTTCCCCGTCGCGATGGCCTTCGTCGATCCCGCGCACCGCGAGCCCGGCACCGTCCTCGACCTCGACGTGCGGGGCACCCGCATCCCCGCGACCGTCGTCGCCCTCCCGTTCTACTCGAGAAAGAAGTCCTGACATGGCCGACCTCAGCGCCCTCAAGTACACCGCCGAGCACGAGTGGGTCGCCGTCGACGGCGACGTCGCGACGATCGGCGTCACCGCCTACGCCGCGCAGCAGCTCGGGGATGTCGTCTACGTCGACCTCCCGGCCGTCGGCACGCAGATCTCGGGCGGCGCGGTCGTCGGCGAGATCGAGTCGACGAAGTCGGTCGGCGAGCTCTTCGCGCCGATCGACGGCGAGGTCGTCGAGGTGAACCAGGCCGTCGTCGACAGCCCCGACCTCGTCAACGCCGAGCCCTTCGACGGCGCCTGGCTCATCAAGGTCCGTTTCACCGCCCTCCCCGAGCTCCTCTCGGCGGACGAGTACGCCGCGATCACGGGAGCCTGATGACGGAGCGCTTCGCCGACCGCCACATCGGCACCGACTCGGTCGAGCAGCTCCACATGCTGCAGACCGTCGGCTACGGGACCATCGACGAGCTCATGGATGCGGCGGTGCCCTCCGGCATCCGGGTCGCGGCCGCCGCGGCCGAGCAGAGCGGCATCCCGGCCGCCGTCTCCGAGCGGGAGGCGCTCGCGGAGCTGCGCGCGCTCGCGGGCCGCAACCGCGTCCGCCGCTCGATGATCGGGCTCGGCTACCACGGCACGATCACGCCGGCCGTGATCCAGCGGAACGTGCTCGAGAACCCGAGCTGGTACACGGCCTACACGCCGTACCAGCCGGAGATCTCGCAGGGCCGGCTCGAGGCGCTCCTCAACTTCCAGACGATGGTCTCGGAGCTCACCGGCCTCGACACCGCGAACTCCTCCATGCTCGACGAGGGCACGGCGGTCGTCGAGGCGATGCTCCTCGCGCGGCGCGCCTCGGGCGCGGCCTCCCGCGTCTTCCTCGTGGATGCGGATGCGCTCCCGCAGACGATCGCGCTCCTCGAGGGGCGCGCCGAGGCGGTCGGCATCGAGATCCGGGTCCTCGACCTCGCGGGCGCGGAGGCGGCATCCCTCCCGGAGGCCTTCGGGATCTTCGTGCAGTATCCGGGCGCCTCGGGCCGCATCTGGGATCCGAGCGCGGTCTTCGCGGCGGTCAAGGCGGGCGGCGGCGTCGCGATCGGCGCGGCCGACCTGCTCGCGATGACGCTCCTGACCCCGCCGGGCGAGCTCGGCGCCGATGTCGCGGTCGGCACGAGCCAGCGATTCGGCGTGCCCATGGGATTCGGCGGCCCGCACGCGGGCTTCATGGCCGTCCGGAAGGGCCTCGAACGACAGCTGCCCGGGCGCCTCGTCGGCGTCTCGCAGGATGCCGACGGCCACCCCGCCTACCGGCTCTCGCTCCAGACGCGCGAGCAGCACATCCGCCGCGAGAAGGCCACCTCGAACATCTGCACGGCGCAGGTCCTGCTCGCCGTCATGGCGTCCATGTACGCCGTGTACCACGGGCCGGGCGGGCTGACGCGGATCGCGACCGAGGTCCGCCGCCGCGCCATCCAGCTCGGCTCCATGGTCATCGCGGCCGGCGGCGAGCTCGGCGGCGAGGACTTCTTCGACACGCTCGAGGTCGTGGCACCGGGACGCGCCGCGGCGCTCGTCGCGGAGGCCGGCGAGCGCGGCTACCTCCTCCGGCTCGTCGACGCCGACCGTGTCGGCATCACGGTCGACGAGACGACGACGGATGCCGACCTCGTCGCCGTCGCGGGCGTCTTCGGCTGGAACGAGCCGGACGCGCCGGAGCCCATCCGGGGCGCCGGTCTCGGCACCCGATCCTCGACCTTCCTCGAGCACCCGGTCTTCAACACGCACCACTCCGAGACCGGCATGATGCGGTACCTGAAGTGGCTCGCCGACAAGGACTACGCGCTCGACCGCGGCATGATCCCGCTCGGCTCCTGCACCATGAAGCTCAACGCGGCGACCGAGATGGCGGCGGTGACCTGGCCCGAGTTCGCCGAGCTCCACCCCTTCGCCCCGCGGGACGACGTCGAGGGCTCGCTCGCGCTGGTCCGCCAGCTCGAGGACTGGCTCGCCGAGGTGACGGGCTACGACACCGTCTCGCTGCAGCCGAACGCGGGCAGCCAGGGCGAGCTCGCCGGCCTCCTCGCGATCCGCGGCTACCACCTCGCGAACGGGGACGCGCAGCGCACGGTGTGCCTCATCCCCGCCTCCGCGCACGGCACGAACGCGGCGAGCGCGGTGCTCGCGGGGATGCGGGTCGTCGTGGTCGCGACGGGCGTCGACGGGGATGTCGACCTGGCCGATCTGCGTGCGAAGATCGCCGCGAACGCGGACGCGCTCGCGGCGCTCATGGTCACCTACCCCTCGACGCACGGGGTCTACGAGCACGAGATCCGCGAGGTGGCGGACGCCGTCCACGCGGCGGGCGGGCAGGTCTACGTCGACGGCGCGAACCTCAACGCGCTGCTCGGCTACGCGCGCTTCGGCGACTTCGGCGGCGACGTCTCGCACCTCAACCTGCACAAGACCTTCTGCATCCCGCACGGCGGCGGCGGCCCCGGCGTCGGCCCGGTCGCGGCGAAGGCGCACCTCGCGCCCTTCCTGCCCGGCCACCCGATGGCGCAGTCCTCCGAGCACGCGGGCGGCGTGTCGCACGACGGCGCGCCCGTCAGCGCGGCGCCATACGGCTCGCCGTCGATCCTGCCGATCTCGTGGTCGTACGTCCGGATGATGGGCCTCGAGGGGCTCACGCAGGCGACGGGCGCGGCGGTGCTCGCGGCGAACTACGTGGCGGCGCGACTGCGCGAGCACTTCCCGGTGCTCTACGCGGGCGAGGGCGGCCTCGTCGCGCACGAGTGCATCCTCGACCTCCGCCCCCTCAAGGAGGCGACCGGGATCACGGTCGACGACGTCGCGAAGCGGCTCATCGACCACGGCTTCCACGCGCCGACCATGTCGTTCCCGGTCGCGGGCACGCTCATGGTCGAGCCGACCGAGTCGGAGGACCTGCCGGAGCTCGACCGCTTCATCGACGCGATGATCGCGATCAAGGCGGAGGCGGACGCCGTCGCGGCGGGGGAGTGGCCGGCCGGCGACAACCCGCTCGTGAACGCGCCGCACACCGCCGAGTCGGCGATCGCGGGGGAGTGGACGCATCCCTACTCCCGCGAGCTGGCGGTGTACCCGGCGCCGGGTCAGGTCCGCGCGAAGTACTGGCCGCCGGTGCGCCGCATCGACCAGGCCTACGGCGACCGCAACCTCGTCTGCGCCTGCCCGCCCATCGAGGCCTTCGCCTAGCTCCCGTTCGCAATAGACACGTCTCTCGCCCCGTGGACGCCGCAACAGCGCGGTCCGTCGAGCAGGAGACGTGTCTATTGCGATCTCAGGAGGCCGGGGGGAGGCCGAAGAGCTCGGGGAAGGCGGCGGCGGCCCAGGGGTAGCCGATGAAGATCGCCGCGTCGATGATCGTGTGCGCGATGACGAAGGGCAGGACGCGCTTCGTCCTCGAGTAGAGCCAGCCGAAGAGCAGGCCCATGAGCAGGTTGCCGGCGAACGCGCCGACCCCCTGGTACAGGTGGTAGGTCGCCCGGAGCACGGCGGTCGACGCGATGATCGTCCAGCTATTCCAGCGCAGATCGCCGAGGCGCGCGAAGAGGTACCCGATCACGATGATCTCCTCCGTCGCGCCCGCGCGGAAGGCCGAGAGCAGCAGCACGGGCGCCGTCCACCAGTGCTCGTCGAGGCCGGCCGGGTCGACCGCGACCGCGACACCGGCGGCGCGACCCGCGAGGTAGACGACGATGCCGGGCACGCCGATCGCGAGGGCGAGACCCGCGCCCCACAGCGCATCCCGCCCGGGTCGTGCGAGGTCGATGCCGAGCCGGCCGAGGTGCGGTCTGGCGCTCGACCAGAGCAGCCAGCACACGAGCACGACGGGCACGAGGTCGAAGAAGACGGAGAGCAGCTGGTACAGCAGGTCGAAGATCTCGCGGTCGCTCCGCGAGGGGTTGAGCGTCGCCGTCTGCGAGGAGATCGACTGCTCGCGGCTGAGCCGGTCGGCGAGCTGCACGACCGCGTAGACGGCGGAGGCGCCGAGCGAGACGCCGAGGACGAGCAGGATCTCGGCCCCGATGCGTCGACGCGAGGCGGGCAGCCCGCCGTCGATGCCGCTCACGCGCTCAGCCCCGGACGGGGATGCGGTGGCGGATGCGGGCGAAGCCGAGGTACGCGAGCTCGGCGAGCTGCCGGAACGGGGGAGTCCGCAGGAGGTGCCCCGCGAAGCGCAGTCGGGCGTCGGGCTGGGCCCGCAGGATCCATGACCAGGCGCCGACACCGGCGATCTGCCGCGACGGGGTGAGGATCCAGACGCGGCCGTCGACCTCCTCGCGGCTCAGCGCGTAGGCGTCGAGGTCGAGATCCTGGTACGGCACGGCCTCGGGGAAGCGCGAGAGGCGGTGTCGCAGGGTGCGGACGGTGGCGCGACAGACGGCGCACGCTCCGTCGTAGATG
The Homoserinibacter sp. YIM 151385 DNA segment above includes these coding regions:
- a CDS encoding DUF1801 domain-containing protein, producing MQCGVPASTPEEYLAALADEDAAALAAVRRVIEAAAPGAVGVISYGIIVMKLEGRGLVGLSKAARHLSLHVMSAPAAAALAGELGSGRLVGATLQFTAASPLGEGDIRRVVAVRQGELAASR
- the gcvT gene encoding glycine cleavage system aminomethyltransferase GcvT, which codes for MTELRTPLHDLHAAGGASFTDFGGWQMPVRYSSDLAEHHAVREAAGLFDISHMAQLMIAGPDAAAFLDAAITADVSAIPVSRARYAMLLAEDGGIIDDLIVSQNAPGEYLVVANAGNHDAVVEALTARIEGFEATLTDLRGHLALIAVQGPAAQRILEATAGLVQAPEWAMGHDLEELPYYAVMGMRFSSGGRDSAVLVSRTGYTGEDGFELAVDTAHAAALWQALLAAGEPLGLVPCGLAARDTLRLEAGMPLYGHELSRETQPAQAGLGRIAPPKTKTADFTGRAAVERGPGDDARVLVGLRAEGRRAARAGYPVLAGEEVVGEVTSGALSPTLGFPVAMAFVDPAHREPGTVLDLDVRGTRIPATVVALPFYSRKKS
- the gcvH gene encoding glycine cleavage system protein GcvH, with translation MADLSALKYTAEHEWVAVDGDVATIGVTAYAAQQLGDVVYVDLPAVGTQISGGAVVGEIESTKSVGELFAPIDGEVVEVNQAVVDSPDLVNAEPFDGAWLIKVRFTALPELLSADEYAAITGA
- the gcvP gene encoding aminomethyl-transferring glycine dehydrogenase, whose amino-acid sequence is MTERFADRHIGTDSVEQLHMLQTVGYGTIDELMDAAVPSGIRVAAAAAEQSGIPAAVSEREALAELRALAGRNRVRRSMIGLGYHGTITPAVIQRNVLENPSWYTAYTPYQPEISQGRLEALLNFQTMVSELTGLDTANSSMLDEGTAVVEAMLLARRASGAASRVFLVDADALPQTIALLEGRAEAVGIEIRVLDLAGAEAASLPEAFGIFVQYPGASGRIWDPSAVFAAVKAGGGVAIGAADLLAMTLLTPPGELGADVAVGTSQRFGVPMGFGGPHAGFMAVRKGLERQLPGRLVGVSQDADGHPAYRLSLQTREQHIRREKATSNICTAQVLLAVMASMYAVYHGPGGLTRIATEVRRRAIQLGSMVIAAGGELGGEDFFDTLEVVAPGRAAALVAEAGERGYLLRLVDADRVGITVDETTTDADLVAVAGVFGWNEPDAPEPIRGAGLGTRSSTFLEHPVFNTHHSETGMMRYLKWLADKDYALDRGMIPLGSCTMKLNAATEMAAVTWPEFAELHPFAPRDDVEGSLALVRQLEDWLAEVTGYDTVSLQPNAGSQGELAGLLAIRGYHLANGDAQRTVCLIPASAHGTNAASAVLAGMRVVVVATGVDGDVDLADLRAKIAANADALAALMVTYPSTHGVYEHEIREVADAVHAAGGQVYVDGANLNALLGYARFGDFGGDVSHLNLHKTFCIPHGGGGPGVGPVAAKAHLAPFLPGHPMAQSSEHAGGVSHDGAPVSAAPYGSPSILPISWSYVRMMGLEGLTQATGAAVLAANYVAARLREHFPVLYAGEGGLVAHECILDLRPLKEATGITVDDVAKRLIDHGFHAPTMSFPVAGTLMVEPTESEDLPELDRFIDAMIAIKAEADAVAAGEWPAGDNPLVNAPHTAESAIAGEWTHPYSRELAVYPAPGQVRAKYWPPVRRIDQAYGDRNLVCACPPIEAFA
- a CDS encoding CPBP family intramembrane glutamic endopeptidase, which translates into the protein MSGIDGGLPASRRRIGAEILLVLGVSLGASAVYAVVQLADRLSREQSISSQTATLNPSRSDREIFDLLYQLLSVFFDLVPVVLVCWLLWSSARPHLGRLGIDLARPGRDALWGAGLALAIGVPGIVVYLAGRAAGVAVAVDPAGLDEHWWTAPVLLLSAFRAGATEEIIVIGYLFARLGDLRWNSWTIIASTAVLRATYHLYQGVGAFAGNLLMGLLFGWLYSRTKRVLPFVIAHTIIDAAIFIGYPWAAAAFPELFGLPPAS
- a CDS encoding thiol-disulfide oxidoreductase DCC family protein — translated: MTLFIYDGACAVCRATVRTLRHRLSRFPEAVPYQDLDLDAYALSREEVDGRVWILTPSRQIAGVGAWSWILRAQPDARLRFAGHLLRTPPFRQLAELAYLGFARIRHRIPVRG